The nucleotide window ATCCCTCAGCAAACAGCCCCGGAGTGTCCCCCCTCCTCCTTATCTGCCTCCCCCCGCCCGGGTAAACAGCCCCTCCGGCCGGGCACCGCCGCGCTGGCCCCCGGCCGCGTACCCGACGCGCCTCGACGGCGGGGTCTGGGGGTCTGCGCCTCCGCCGCGGGCGCGGAGCTGCGGGCGGGACCCCCCCGCTCCCGGTCGGGGCGGCTGCGGGCAGGGTGGGGGGCGACGGCTGGGAGCGACTCACCCGCGCTGGAGGTCGCCGCTCGGGGCctcgccgccgcccgccgctcTCCGCCGGGCCGCGCTTCCGGCGGCCGCCCCGTCGGCGCTGCGCGGCCGTGCGCGGCTGTGCGcggagcggcgggcggggcgcgccCCACCGCGATCCGCTCTCCAGGATCTGGCGTACGGCGCTCGCCGCCGGGCTCCCCCCGGCCTCTTGCCCCCCTTCCCcggcccgccgcccccgcggaGACCGGCGGGGGCCTctgccgccgccccccgcccccgaGGCTCCGCTCCCCGCTCCGCCGAGGTGGCTCCGCGCTGGCCCCGCACCGGCGGCGCAGCCGGGGCTGACCCGGTATGCGGAAAGGAGCCGGGGGTGGGATTTCGAGCACTTTTCTCTGTCAT belongs to Oenanthe melanoleuca isolate GR-GAL-2019-014 chromosome 19, OMel1.0, whole genome shotgun sequence and includes:
- the LOC130261094 gene encoding translation initiation factor IF-2-like; amino-acid sequence: MRRKVLEIPPPAPFRIPGQPRLRRRCGASAEPPRRSGERSLGGGGRRQRPPPVSAGAAGRGRGARGRGEPGGERRTPDPGERIAVGRAPPAAPRTAAHGRAAPTGRPPEARPGGERRAAARPRAATSSAGPGHGGACTHGRAVPAHRPSVTEHRAGREEATAPVRVPRAAADGDEECSPSREGFPTCPRLCSARGHRAWLLRVVAFARGPGPRSPVPGARDGRMEPGLSRSR